A single window of Kitasatospora sp. HUAS MG31 DNA harbors:
- a CDS encoding serine hydrolase domain-containing protein produces the protein MTDNASTRVRRTAVRVAAALLAGTTVLAVAPAAWATGAPVDRPAAAEEARPDGAALRKALDALVSEGGSSAALGEVRDHGRVVWRGAAGTGDLDTGSPARADGRFRIGSVTKTFVSTVVLQLVGEGRVGLDDPVERYLPGAVRGGDTITVRQLLNHTSGLYSYTDEPGFFFEDEATLRSWLDERRWTTYRPQQLVDIANRHEPYFPPGQGWRYSNTNYVLAGMLVEKVTGRSWNQEVERRIIRPLGLAHTSMPDTATTVPGVHAHGYLKLPSGGRADVTELNPTMAGSAGAGISTTDDLARFNAALLGGRLLRPAQLAEMKTTVDVGQGFGYGLGLMKYPAPCGEFWGHGGGIPGYETMILGDAQGRRQVALSQNPFEEAAPETGQRVTNAFLLGAACPGSGTGGAQVPQLGENPASLR, from the coding sequence ATGACCGACAACGCGTCAACCCGGGTCCGCCGTACCGCCGTTCGGGTGGCAGCCGCGCTGCTCGCCGGCACCACCGTGCTGGCCGTGGCACCCGCCGCCTGGGCGACGGGGGCTCCCGTGGACCGGCCGGCCGCAGCTGAGGAGGCGCGGCCGGACGGTGCCGCGCTGCGCAAGGCGCTGGACGCCCTGGTGTCCGAGGGCGGCTCCTCGGCGGCGCTGGGCGAGGTCCGCGACCACGGCCGGGTGGTCTGGCGCGGCGCCGCCGGTACCGGCGACCTGGACACCGGGTCACCGGCCCGCGCCGACGGCCGGTTCCGGATCGGCAGCGTCACCAAGACCTTCGTCTCCACCGTCGTCCTCCAGCTGGTCGGCGAGGGCCGGGTCGGGCTGGACGACCCGGTCGAGCGCTACCTGCCCGGCGCCGTCCGAGGCGGCGACACCATCACCGTCCGGCAGCTGCTCAACCACACCAGCGGCCTGTACAGCTACACCGACGAGCCGGGCTTCTTCTTCGAGGACGAGGCCACCCTGCGCAGCTGGCTGGACGAACGCCGCTGGACCACCTACCGGCCGCAGCAGCTGGTGGACATCGCCAACCGGCACGAGCCGTACTTCCCGCCCGGCCAGGGCTGGCGCTACTCCAACACCAACTACGTGCTGGCCGGCATGCTGGTCGAGAAGGTCACCGGCCGCTCCTGGAACCAGGAGGTCGAGCGCCGGATCATCCGCCCCCTCGGCCTCGCGCACACCTCGATGCCGGACACCGCCACCACCGTCCCCGGCGTTCACGCCCACGGCTACCTCAAGCTGCCCTCCGGCGGCCGGGCGGACGTCACCGAGCTCAACCCGACCATGGCCGGATCCGCCGGGGCCGGCATCTCCACCACCGACGACCTGGCCCGGTTCAACGCCGCGCTGCTCGGCGGGCGGCTGCTGCGCCCGGCCCAGCTGGCCGAGATGAAGACCACCGTCGACGTGGGCCAGGGCTTCGGCTACGGGCTCGGCCTGATGAAGTACCCGGCGCCGTGCGGGGAGTTCTGGGGCCACGGCGGCGGCATCCCCGGCTACGAGACCATGATCCTGGGAGATGCGCAGGGCCGCCGCCAGGTGGCGCTGTCGCAGAACCCGTTCGAGGAGGCCGCCCCGGAGACCGGGCAGCGAGTCACCAACGCCTTCCTCCTCGGCGCGGCCTGCCCGGGCAGCGGGACCGGCGGCGCCCAG